Proteins encoded within one genomic window of Ostreibacterium oceani:
- the ftsW gene encoding putative lipid II flippase FtsW has product MHKTMVSRQQTITHSPLQDFYQTQTTQSRWSGLLFPDKLLVFSLLLLMLYGWVMLTSASMPRAGSYGSPFAISLRQGLYMGLGFVIAYAVFMVPSNWWFKHSYRILLVGFGFLLLVLVPGVGREINGAMRWIPLGIVNIQASEFARVCMMIYAAAYLHRYQNQIHKSLWAMLRLLIVLAVFAVLLLKQPDFGATVVIGATVLGMIFLAGVCLVRFVSCSIAVAIVAALVLVAAPYRRARLVSFLDPWEDAFGSGYQLVQSLIAIGRGETLGVGMGESIQKHHYLPEAHTDFIFSIIAEELGLVGVCVLMILFTIVVWRAFVIASNADKVRMRFASCLAYGIGVWLAIQSLINMSVATGILPTKGLTLPMISFGGSSLLASFILFALLLRIDSESRYLLARQGEVTAKNKANNQINRQIDRQIDRSGQGMPND; this is encoded by the coding sequence ATGCATAAAACAATGGTTTCTAGACAGCAAACAATAACGCATTCGCCATTGCAGGATTTTTATCAGACGCAAACAACGCAAAGCCGTTGGTCAGGCCTGTTATTTCCTGATAAATTATTGGTGTTTAGTTTGCTATTGTTGATGCTTTATGGCTGGGTAATGCTAACTAGTGCCTCGATGCCACGGGCAGGAAGCTATGGTTCGCCTTTTGCGATATCATTGCGCCAAGGCTTATACATGGGGCTAGGGTTTGTTATCGCCTATGCTGTTTTTATGGTGCCTTCTAATTGGTGGTTTAAGCATTCGTACCGAATCTTATTGGTTGGATTTGGTTTTTTATTGTTGGTGTTAGTGCCCGGTGTCGGGCGTGAAATTAATGGCGCGATGCGCTGGATTCCGCTAGGTATCGTTAATATTCAGGCATCTGAATTTGCTAGGGTTTGCATGATGATTTATGCGGCTGCGTATTTGCATCGCTATCAGAATCAAATTCATAAGTCACTCTGGGCGATGCTTAGGTTGCTGATTGTATTAGCGGTATTTGCCGTGCTGCTGTTAAAACAACCCGATTTTGGCGCAACTGTCGTCATTGGTGCGACCGTATTGGGTATGATTTTTTTAGCGGGCGTATGTTTGGTTCGCTTTGTTTCGTGTTCGATTGCAGTGGCTATTGTTGCAGCGCTGGTATTGGTTGCAGCGCCTTATCGGCGTGCACGATTGGTGAGTTTTTTAGACCCTTGGGAAGATGCGTTTGGTAGCGGTTATCAATTGGTGCAATCGCTAATTGCCATTGGGCGTGGTGAGACCCTCGGTGTCGGGATGGGGGAAAGCATTCAAAAACACCATTATTTACCTGAGGCACACACTGATTTTATTTTTTCTATTATTGCCGAAGAGCTAGGATTGGTCGGCGTTTGTGTGTTAATGATACTGTTTACGATTGTCGTTTGGCGTGCGTTTGTCATTGCCAGTAATGCCGACAAAGTGCGTATGCGGTTTGCGAGTTGTCTGGCCTACGGTATTGGCGTGTGGTTAGCGATTCAATCGTTAATCAACATGTCGGTTGCGACAGGTATCTTGCCAACAAAAGGTTTGACGCTACCCATGATAAGCTTTGGCGGGTCGTCTTTGTTGGCCAGTTTTATTTTGTTTGCATTGCTGCTGCGTATTGATAGTGAATCACGCTACCTATTAGCGCGACAAGGGGAGGTGACTGCAAAAAATAAAGCAAATAATCAAATAAACAGGCAAATAGATAGGCAAATAGATAGATCAGGACAAGGGATGCCAAATGACTGA
- the murG gene encoding undecaprenyldiphospho-muramoylpentapeptide beta-N-acetylglucosaminyltransferase: MTDAMPLTAAPLTGKTIMIGAGGTGGHVYPALAVAHELQALGATVHWLGTAEGIESRLVPDAGLALSTIRIQGVRGNGLKRLVKAPLAILHAIRQAKAVLSQYQPDVYIGFGGFASGPGAAAAKWLSIPVIIHEQNAAMGLTNRLASRWAKRVLLAFPLAREKTRGERNHGHSRGEIVGNPVRQSIAQLAAQGSRYGRLHDANQPVRVLIVGGSLGAKAINEVIPEAVLPLLPNITVTHQTGATTFEQTSAAYQALGILAQVDCRAYIDDMAAAYANSDLVIARAGALTVSEIATVGLAAIFVPLPHAVDNHQFLNAKFLVDAGAAVIVPQDELTAHRLKNEIQTLMAAKTQLSEMGNHALQQSHAHALSTIVAVVQEVLDDV; the protein is encoded by the coding sequence ATGACTGATGCTATGCCGTTAACAGCCGCGCCCTTGACCGGTAAGACCATTATGATTGGTGCGGGTGGTACGGGCGGTCATGTGTATCCTGCTTTGGCGGTAGCGCACGAATTGCAAGCGTTAGGTGCGACGGTGCATTGGTTGGGCACGGCTGAGGGGATTGAGTCACGTTTAGTCCCTGATGCAGGACTTGCCCTATCAACCATCCGCATACAAGGTGTGCGGGGTAATGGGCTAAAGCGATTAGTGAAAGCGCCGTTGGCGATTTTACACGCCATACGACAGGCAAAAGCGGTGTTGTCTCAATACCAACCTGATGTGTATATTGGCTTTGGTGGTTTTGCCAGTGGTCCAGGTGCGGCGGCGGCAAAATGGTTGTCTATTCCAGTGATTATTCACGAGCAAAACGCCGCCATGGGGCTCACCAATCGATTGGCATCTCGCTGGGCAAAGCGTGTGTTGCTGGCGTTTCCGCTAGCGCGTGAAAAAACACGTGGCGAGCGAAATCATGGGCATAGTCGCGGTGAAATCGTCGGTAATCCTGTGCGTCAATCTATTGCGCAGTTAGCGGCACAAGGTAGCCGATATGGCCGATTGCATGACGCCAATCAGCCCGTCCGGGTATTAATCGTCGGGGGAAGTTTGGGCGCGAAAGCAATCAATGAAGTCATACCAGAGGCTGTTTTGCCCCTATTGCCCAATATTACCGTGACCCACCAGACGGGGGCAACTACCTTTGAACAAACGTCGGCTGCTTATCAAGCCTTGGGTATTTTAGCGCAAGTAGACTGTCGGGCCTATATCGACGATATGGCGGCAGCTTATGCAAATAGTGATTTAGTCATTGCACGGGCTGGGGCTTTGACGGTGAGCGAAATAGCGACAGTTGGGTTGGCTGCTATTTTTGTTCCGCTACCACATGCGGTTGATAATCATCAGTTTTTGAATGCAAAATTTCTTGTTGATGCAGGGGCGGCTGTGATTGTGCCACAAGATGAGTTAACGGCGCACCGCCTTAAAAACGAAATACAAACCCTCATGGCTGCAAAAACGCAGTTGAGCGAAATGGGGAATCATGCCCTGCAACAGAGCCATGCGCATGCGTTATCGACAATTGTAGCGGTTGTTCAGGAGGTATTAGATGACGTGTGA
- the murC gene encoding UDP-N-acetylmuramate--L-alanine ligase gives MTCDNVKYDNQPRKHMRRVNHIHFVGIGGAGMNGIAEVMVNLGYAVSGSDIQSSSATQRLQSLGVDVTVGHQAEQVNKADVVVKSTAIQSDNPEIIAAHAARIPVVSRAEMLAEIMRYRFGIAVSGTHGKTTTTSILASLLGDAGLDPTFVIGGVLNRAGTSAKLGQSDYLIAEADESDASFLHLTPMLTVVTNIDADHLETYGGDFSVYRQTFVDFLQRMPFYGLAVVCYDDVNIQKILPDIGRPVVTYGSAADCDIYVKDIRTTGLMTSFDVVFSRDNPSACVTFDLQMPGKHNVLNALAAIAVAHELDVPMQQIQQGVANFNGVGRRFTLRGYLSKAQAQIPVFEDYGHHPRELSAVLSAAKAAFPDKRIFAVFQPHRFSRTRDLFDDFANVLAQFDKLILTRVYAAGEAHIPDADGRALARAIRARGGVEPIFVPEFDKISEQTIHVANADDVILVLGAGSIGQIATQVVMQTAMQTDIQAVSKDASNSSNTSGGD, from the coding sequence ATGACGTGTGATAATGTGAAGTACGATAATCAGCCACGTAAGCATATGCGCCGCGTGAATCATATTCATTTTGTGGGGATTGGTGGCGCTGGAATGAATGGCATTGCTGAGGTGATGGTGAATTTGGGCTATGCTGTGTCGGGCTCAGATATTCAGTCATCCAGTGCAACGCAAAGGCTGCAATCACTAGGCGTCGATGTCACAGTGGGGCATCAAGCCGAACAAGTGAATAAAGCCGATGTTGTCGTTAAATCGACAGCAATTCAATCAGATAACCCCGAGATAATCGCGGCGCATGCCGCGAGAATTCCAGTAGTCAGCCGCGCGGAGATGCTGGCTGAAATTATGCGTTATCGATTTGGCATCGCTGTTTCAGGGACACATGGAAAAACCACCACGACGTCGATTTTGGCCTCGCTATTGGGCGATGCAGGATTAGACCCGACGTTTGTTATTGGTGGCGTGTTAAATCGCGCAGGCACGAGCGCAAAACTCGGACAAAGCGATTATTTAATTGCCGAGGCGGATGAATCGGATGCCTCGTTTTTGCATCTAACGCCAATGCTAACGGTGGTAACGAATATCGATGCAGACCATTTAGAGACGTACGGTGGAGATTTTTCGGTTTATCGACAAACGTTCGTTGATTTTTTACAACGAATGCCGTTTTATGGGCTGGCCGTGGTTTGTTATGATGATGTCAATATTCAAAAAATCCTACCAGATATAGGGCGCCCTGTCGTGACGTATGGAAGCGCTGCGGATTGCGATATTTATGTTAAAGACATCCGTACAACAGGCTTGATGACAAGCTTTGATGTGGTGTTTTCGCGAGATAACCCAAGCGCCTGTGTCACCTTTGATTTACAAATGCCAGGCAAACATAATGTTTTGAATGCGCTTGCTGCGATTGCCGTTGCGCATGAACTAGATGTGCCTATGCAACAAATCCAACAAGGGGTTGCTAATTTTAATGGCGTTGGACGGCGTTTTACGTTGCGTGGATATTTATCCAAGGCACAAGCACAAATTCCGGTATTCGAAGACTATGGGCATCATCCCCGAGAGCTTTCTGCTGTCTTATCGGCGGCGAAAGCGGCTTTTCCCGATAAGCGAATTTTTGCGGTCTTTCAGCCGCATCGGTTTTCTCGTACACGGGATTTATTTGATGATTTTGCCAATGTGTTGGCGCAGTTTGATAAATTGATTCTGACCCGCGTTTATGCCGCGGGTGAGGCGCATATTCCTGATGCAGATGGACGCGCGTTAGCACGTGCCATTCGAGCGCGGGGTGGGGTTGAGCCGATCTTTGTACCTGAGTTTGACAAAATATCTGAGCAAACGATTCATGTTGCGAATGCTGATGATGTCATTTTGGTTTTGGGTGCTGGGTCTATCGGTCAAATCGCCACGCAAGTTGTTATGCAAACTGCCATGCAAACTGACATACAAGCCGTATCAAAAGACGCATCGAATAGTTCAAACACTAGCGGAGGAGACTAA